In the genome of Neofelis nebulosa isolate mNeoNeb1 chromosome 6, mNeoNeb1.pri, whole genome shotgun sequence, one region contains:
- the LOC131513510 gene encoding trace amine-associated receptor 6-like — protein sequence MSTNPSPAASEQLCYQNVTGSCAKAPYSPGPRLILYALFSSGAVLAAFGNLLVVISILHFKQLHSPTNFLIASLACADFLLGVTVMPFSMVRSVEGCWYFGPSFCTFHTCCDVAFCYSSLFHLCFISIDRYIAVTEPLVYPTKFTVSVSGTCIGISWILPLVYSGAVFFTGVHDDGLEELGSALSCVGGCRPLINQFWILIDLLLFFTPTFVMMMLYSNIFLVARKQAIKIENISSKTEASGTYKTRVSKRERKAAKTLGITVVAFLISWLPYMIDSFIDSFGGFITPSYVYEILCWFAYYNSAVNPLIYALFYPWFRRAVKLIISGQVLKDSSSTISLFS from the coding sequence ATGAGCACCAACCCGTCCCCCGCTGCATCCGAGCAGCTCTGCTACCAGAACGTGACCGGATCCTGCGCGAAAGCCCCCTACTCGCCCGGACCCCGGCTCATTCTCTACGCACTGTTCAGCTCGGGGGCTGTGCTGGCCGCTTTTGGAAACCTCCTGGTGGTGATTTCAATCCTGCACTTCAAGCAGCTGCACTCGCCAACCAATTTTCTCATCGCCTCTCTGGCCTGTGCTGACTTTCTGCTGGGGGTGACCGTCATGCCCTTCAGCATGGTCAGGTCTGTGGAGGGCTGCTGGTACTTTGGGCCAAGTTTCTGTACCTTCCACACGTGCTGTGATGTGGCATTTTGTTactcttccctcttccacctGTGCTTCATCTCCATCGACAGGTACATCGCTGTTACTGAGCCTCTGGTCTATCCTACCAAGTTCACGGTGTCCGTGTCGGGGACATGCATCGGCATCTCCTGGATCCTGCCCCTTGTATACAGTGGTGCCGTGTTCTTCACAGGTGTTCATGATGACGGGCTGGAGGAATTAGGAAGTGCCCTCAGCTGCGTAGGCGGTTGTCGGCCACTTATAAATCAATTTTGGATTTTGATagatttgctattatttttcacACCTACTTTTGTAATGATGATGCTGTACAGTAACATTTTTCTTGTGGCTAGAAAACAGGCTATAAAGATTGAAAACATTAGTAGCAAAACAGAAGCATCAGGGACATACAAAACCAGggtgagtaagagagagagaaaagcagctaAAACCCTGGGTATCACGGTGGTAGCATTTTTGATCTCCTGGTTACCGTAcatgattgattcattcattgattcttttGGGGGGTTTATAACACCTTCTTATGTCTATGAGATACTTTGCTGGTTCGCTTATTATAACTCTGCTGTAAATCCTTTGATCTATGCTTTATTTTACCCTTGGTTTAGGAGAGCAGTAAAACTCATTATAAGTGGTCAAGTATTAAAAGACAGTTCCTCAACCATAAGCCTGTTTTCTTAA
- the TAAR5 gene encoding trace amine-associated receptor 5: protein MSAVLNQGAEEHPAAFCYQVNGSCPRTVHPLGIRLAIYLAGAVGMLITVLGNLFVVFAVSYFKVLHTPTNFLLLSLALADMFLGLLVLPLSTIRSVESCWFLGDFLCRLHTYLDTLFCLTSIFHLCFISIDRHCAICEPLIYPSKFTVRVAIGYILAGWGIPAAYTAFFLYTDVVENALSQWLEEMPCVGSCQLLFNKFWGWLNFPMFFFPCLIMISLYVKIFVVAIRQAQQISTLSKNLAGAAKRERKAAKTLGIAVGIYLLCWLPFTIDTLVDSLLNFVTPPLVFDIFIWFAYFNSACNPIIYVFSYRWFRKALKLCLSREIFSPRTPTIDLYQE from the coding sequence ATGAGTGCTGTCCTCAACCAAGGTGCTGAAGAACACCCCGCAGCATTCTGCTACCAGGTGAATGGATCTTGCCCCAGGACAGTCCATCCTCTGGGCATCCGGTTGGCCATCTACCTGGCCGGTGCAGTAGGCATGTTGATTACGGTCCTAGGAAATTTGTTTGTGGTGTTTGCTGTGTCCTACTTCAAAGTGCTTCACACCCCCACTAACTTCTTGCTGCTTTCCTTGGCCCTGGCTGACATGTTTCTGGGTCTGTTAGTGCTGCCTCTCAGTACCATTCGCTCCGTGGAGAGCTGCTGGTTCCTTGGAGACTTCCTCTGCCGCCTGCATACCTATCTGGATACCCTCTTCTGCCTCACCTCCATCTTCCACCTCTGTTTCATTTCCATAGACCGCCACTGTGCCATCTGTGAGCCCTTGATCTATCCCTCCAAGTTCACAGTCAGGGTGGCCATCGGGTACATCCTGGCAGGGTGGGGGATTCCAGCAGCTTACACAGCTTTCTTCCTCTACACAGATGTGGTAGAGAATGCGCTTAGTCAGTGGCTGGAAGAGATGCCTTGTGTGGGCAGTTGCCAACTGCTCTTCAATAAGTTTTGGGGCTGGTTAAATTTTCCTATGTTCTTCTTCCCCTGCCTCATCATGATCAGCTTGTACGTGAAGATTTTTGTGGTTGCCATCAGGCAGGCTCAGCAGATCAGCACCTTGAGCAAAAACCTGGCTGGGGCTGCCAAACGTGAAAGAAAAGCTGCCAAGACCCTCGGCATTGCCGTGGGCATATACCTCTTGTGCTGGCTTCCCTTCACCATTGACACGCTGGTTGACAGCCTCCTTAACTTCGTCACACCGCCACTGGTCTTTGACATCTTTATTTGGTTTGCTTACTTCAACTCGGCCTGCAACCCTATCATTTATGTCTTCTCCTACCGGTGGTTCAGAAAGGCACTGAAACTCTGCCTGAGTCGAGAGATCTTCTCACCTCGGACACCCACTATTGACTTGTACCAAGAGTGA
- the LOC131514859 gene encoding trace amine-associated receptor 4: MNSPELWNPPEVQFCFALVNNSCPRNVRSVLSVCAMYVVMTGAIVMTMLGNLVVIISIAHFKQLQSPTNFLILSMATTDFLLSCMVMPFSMVRSIESCWYFGDLFCKVHSCCDIMLCTTSIFHLCFISVDRYYAVCDPLHYVTKITIPVIEVFLLISWSIPIFFAFGLVFSELNIVGAEDFVAAIDCTGLCVLIFNKLWGVLASFIACFLPGTVMVGIYIHIFSVARKHTKQIGMGPTRKHVGSESKMKVSSKKESKATKTLSIVMGVFVLCWLPFFILTITDPFINFTTPEDLYNVFLWLGYFNSTFNPIIYGMFYPWFRKALRMIVTGTIFHPDSSTLSLYPADT, from the coding sequence ATGAATTCACCAGAACTTTGGAATCCTCCGGAAGTccaattttgctttgctttggtcAACAATTCATGCCCTAGAAATGTGAGGTCTGTGCTGAGTGTGTGTGCCATGTATGTTGTCATGACTGGTGCTATAGTGATGACCATGTTGGGCAACCTGGTTGTGATCATTTCCATCGCTCACTTCAAGCAGCTCCAGTCCCCAACCAACTTCCTGATTCTCTCCATGGCCACAACTGACTTTTTGTTGAGCTGTATGGTCATGCCCTTCAGTATGGTCAGGTCCATTGAGTCTTGCTGGTATTTTGGAGACCTCTTTTGCAAAGTCCACAGCTGCTGTGACATCATGCTCTGCACCACCTCTATTTTTCACCTCTGCTTCATCTCAGTGGATCGCTACTATGCTGTTTGTGACCCTTTGCATTATGTCACCAAAATTACCATCCCTGTAATAGAGGTCTTTCTACTCATCAGTTGGTCTATTccaattttttttgcctttggccTGGTATTCTCAGAATTAAACATAGTTGGTGCAGAAGACTTTGTTGCAGCCATTGACTGCACAGGTTTGTGTGTGTTGATATTTAACAAGCTCTGGGGGGTGTTGGCTTCCTTTATAGCCTGCTTCCTACCTGGGACTGTAATGGTGGGGATTTACATACACATTTTCAGCGTAGCCAGGAAGCATACTAAGCAAATTGGCATGGGTCCTACCAGGAAACACGTTGGGtcagaaagcaaaatgaaagtatcatccaaaaaagaaagcaaggccACCAAGACTTTAAGCATAGTCATGGGAGTGTTTGTATTGTGCTGGCTGCCCTTTTTCATCTTGACAATCACAGACCCTTTCATTAATTTCACAACTCCTGAAGATTTGTACAATGTCTTCCTCTGGCTGGGTTATTTCAACTCCACTTTCAATCCCATCATATATGGCATGTTTTATCCCTGGTTTCGCAAGGCATTGCGGATGATTGTCACGGGAACCATCTTCCACCCTGACTCTTCTACCCTAAGCCTATATCCTGCAGATACTTAG